The Phacochoerus africanus isolate WHEZ1 chromosome 3, ROS_Pafr_v1, whole genome shotgun sequence genome window below encodes:
- the LPIN3 gene encoding phosphatidate phosphatase LPIN3 isoform X6 yields MCPPACAHHPSPGGACLSSLPTPRWAQPVNLRPASPWPLLGGRRSVAGGNPGGKRTWQLILVQRSWRQALRVSRPCWKSRGRSPQDIQGPAVSSWKENSQRSPKTSTPTRMASGPPRPVLVPCSLSSNGLTSPKSDSELELRSPEPSPMRAESHMQWAWGRLPKVGKTEWPASSMVPDGSSRTASPPQGVLSIPSPSASVVGMDPAGPPVLQTGAGTDLPQPDMGAPTLVDPPLPAPEGEETKIQSSRDSGHPPASKSWSWAALEAPPPTGRPEGISGRKGSLKRSHHLGPSDIYLDDLPSLDSENAALYFPQSDCGLGARSWSEPGSQKSLGDGSPQQEPEPSPDTVDTVDTVVLSLCGGLADSGDISVERFNQHVVSYLDLAQNPGLLDDPNLVVKINEKHYNWAVAAPMILSLQAFQKNLPKSTVDKLEKEKMPRKGGRWWFSWRRRDFPAKEGSAQSEKTTAREQRVEKPGAPSSEDDVLDSPVILEAPSLPASPPAHSPAYKKSLRLSSSQIRRLNLQEGANEVVFSVTTQYQGTCRCRATIYLWKWDDKVVISDIDGTITKSDALGHILPQLGKDWTHQGITSLFHKIHLNGYKFLYCSARAIGMADLTKGYLQWVSERGCSLPEGPILLSPSSLFSALHREVIEKKPEVFKIACLSDIQQLFLPQEQPFYAAFGNRPNDVTAYRQVGLPTSRIFTVNPRGELSQELLKNHKSTYERLSDVVELLFPPVARGPSADLANPEYSSFCYWRKPLAPVDLDALA; encoded by the exons ATGTGCCCCCCTGCCTGTGCACATCACCCATCCCCTGGGGGGGCCTGTCTGAGTTCCCTTCCAACTCCCCGCTGGGCACAGCCAGTGAACCTGAGGCCAGCATCGCCATGGCCTCTACTGGGCGGAAGAAGAAGCGTCGCAGGAGGAAACCCAGGCGGAAAGAGGACATGGCAGCTGATTCTAGTTCAGAGGAGCTGGAGGCAGGCGCTGAGAGTGAGCCGTCCCTGCTGGAAAAGCCGAGGCCGGAGCCCCCAGGATATACAGGGACCAG CAGTGTCCAGCTGGAAGGAGAATTCTCAACGCAGCCCAAAGACATCTACCCCTACTCGGATGGCGAGTGGGCCCCCCAGGCCAG TTCTTGTTCCCTGCAGCCTCTCGTCAAATGGGCTAACATCCCCCAAGAGTGACTCAGAGCTGGAGCTACGGAGCCCAGAACCCAGCCCCATGAGAGCTGAGTCTCACATGCAGTGGGCCTGGGGGAGGCTACCTAAG GTGGGCAAAACAGAGTGGCCTGCATCCTCAATGGTCCCTGATGGCAGCTCCAGGACAGCCTCTCCTCCTCAGGGGGTGCTCAGcatcccctctccctctgcctctgtggtTGGCATGGACCCTGCAGGACCCCCAGTCCTGCAAACAGGGGCCGGCACTGACCTTCCTCAGCCTGACATGGGGGCGCCCACTCTTGTGgatcctcctctccctgcccctgagGGAGAGGAAACCAAGATTCAGAGTTCCAGGGACAGCGGCCACCCTCCTGCCTCTAAATCATGGAGCTGGGCTGCCTTGGAAGCCCCCCCTCCCACTGGGCGGCCAGAAGGCATCTCTGGGAGGAAAG gcTCCCTGAAGAGAAGCCATCACCTGGGCCCCAGTGACATCTACCTGGATGACTTGCCCTCCCTGGACTCTGAGAACGCAGCCCTTTACTTCCCGCAGAG CGACTgtgggctgggggccaggagtTGGAGTGAACCTGGCAGCCAGAAGTCCCTGGGGGATGGCAGCCCGCAGCAGGAGCCAGAACCCTCTCCAGACACAGTGGACACAGTGGACACAGTGGTGCTGTCCCTCTGTGGGGGCCTGGCTGACAGCGGGGACATCTCCGTGG AGAGGTTCAACCAGCACGTTGTCTCCTACCTGGACCTGGCCCAAAACCCTGGCCTCCTGGACGACCCGAACCTGGTGGTGAAGATCAATGAGAA GCATTACAACTGGGCTGTAGCCGCCCCCATGATCCTCTCCCTGCAAGCCTTCCAGaaaaacttgcccaag AGCACCGTGGACAAGCTGGAAAAGGAGAAGATGCCCCGGAAGGGAGGGCGGTGGTGGTTTTCCTGGCGACGCAGGGACTTCCCGGCCAAGGAG GGCAGCGCCCAGAGCGAGAAAACCACAGCAAGGGAGCAGCGGGT GGAGAAGCCCGGAGCCCCGAGCAGTGAGGACGATGTCCTCGACAGCCCCGTCATCCTGGAGGCCCCCTCCCTGCCCGCTTCACCGCCAGCCCACAGTCCTGCCTACAAGAAGTCCCTCCGTCTCTCCTCCAGTCAGATC CGGCGCCTGAACCTGCAAGAAGGTGCCAATGAAGTGGTCTTCAGCGTGACCACCCAGTACCAGGGCACCTGCCGCTGTAGAGCCACCATCTACCTGTGGAAGTGGGACGACAAGGTGGTCATCTCTGACATCGATGGCACCATCACCAA GTCTGACGCTCTGGGACACATCCTGCCCCAGCTGGGGAAAGACTGGACACACCAGGGCATCACTAGCCTCTTCCACAAAATCCACCT AAACGGGTACAAGTTCCTGTACTGCTCGGCCCGGGCCATCGGCATGGCTGACCTCACCAAGGGGTACCTGCAGTGGGTGAGCGAGCGGGGCTGCAGCCTCCCCGAGGGCCCCATCCTGCTGTCTCCCAGCAGCCTCTTCTCCGCCCTGCACAG GGAGGTGATTGAGAAGAAGCCAGAGGTATTCAAGATCGCCTGCCTGAGTGACATCCAGCAGCTCTTTCTGCCCCAGGAACAGCCCTTCTACGCTGCCTTTGGGAACAGACCCAAT GATGTCACTGCCTACCGCCAGGTTGGCCTGCCTACATCCCGCATCTTCACGGTCAACCCCCGGGGAGAACTCAGCCAGGAGCTCCTGAAGAACCACAAGTCCAC GTATGAGCGGCTTAGCGATGTGGTCGAACTCCTCTTCCCGCCTGTGGCCCGTGGCCCCAGCGCAGACCTGGCCAACCCTGAATACAGCAGTTTTTGCTACTGGCGGAAGCCCTTGGCCCCTGTGGACCTCGATGCCTTGGCCTGA
- the LPIN3 gene encoding phosphatidate phosphatase LPIN3 isoform X4 translates to MRNMCPPACAHHPSPGGACLSSLPTPRWAQPVNLRPASPWPLLGGRRSVAGGNPGGKRTWQLILVQRSWRQALRVSRPCWKSRGRSPQDIQGPAVSSWKENSQRSPKTSTPTRMASGPPRPVLVPCSLSSNGLTSPKSDSELELRSPEPSPMRAESHMQWAWGRLPKVGKTEWPASSMVPDGSSRTASPPQGVLSIPSPSASVVGMDPAGPPVLQTGAGTDLPQPDMGAPTLVDPPLPAPEGEETKIQSSRDSGHPPASKSWSWAALEAPPPTGRPEGISGRKGSLKRSHHLGPSDIYLDDLPSLDSENAALYFPQSDCGLGARSWSEPGSQKSLGDGSPQQEPEPSPDTVDTVDTVVLSLCGGLADSGDISVERFNQHVVSYLDLAQNPGLLDDPNLVVKINEKHYNWAVAAPMILSLQAFQKNLPKSTVDKLEKEKMPRKGGRWWFSWRRRDFPAKEGSAQSEKTTAREQRVEKPGAPSSEDDVLDSPVILEAPSLPASPPAHSPAYKKSLRLSSSQIRRLNLQEGANEVVFSVTTQYQGTCRCRATIYLWKWDDKVVISDIDGTITKSDALGHILPQLGKDWTHQGITSLFHKIHLNGYKFLYCSARAIGMADLTKGYLQWVSERGCSLPEGPILLSPSSLFSALHREVIEKKPEVFKIACLSDIQQLFLPQEQPFYAAFGNRPNDVTAYRQVGLPTSRIFTVNPRGELSQELLKNHKSTYERLSDVVELLFPPVARGPSADLANPEYSSFCYWRKPLAPVDLDALA, encoded by the exons ATGAG GAACATGTGCCCCCCTGCCTGTGCACATCACCCATCCCCTGGGGGGGCCTGTCTGAGTTCCCTTCCAACTCCCCGCTGGGCACAGCCAGTGAACCTGAGGCCAGCATCGCCATGGCCTCTACTGGGCGGAAGAAGAAGCGTCGCAGGAGGAAACCCAGGCGGAAAGAGGACATGGCAGCTGATTCTAGTTCAGAGGAGCTGGAGGCAGGCGCTGAGAGTGAGCCGTCCCTGCTGGAAAAGCCGAGGCCGGAGCCCCCAGGATATACAGGGACCAG CAGTGTCCAGCTGGAAGGAGAATTCTCAACGCAGCCCAAAGACATCTACCCCTACTCGGATGGCGAGTGGGCCCCCCAGGCCAG TTCTTGTTCCCTGCAGCCTCTCGTCAAATGGGCTAACATCCCCCAAGAGTGACTCAGAGCTGGAGCTACGGAGCCCAGAACCCAGCCCCATGAGAGCTGAGTCTCACATGCAGTGGGCCTGGGGGAGGCTACCTAAG GTGGGCAAAACAGAGTGGCCTGCATCCTCAATGGTCCCTGATGGCAGCTCCAGGACAGCCTCTCCTCCTCAGGGGGTGCTCAGcatcccctctccctctgcctctgtggtTGGCATGGACCCTGCAGGACCCCCAGTCCTGCAAACAGGGGCCGGCACTGACCTTCCTCAGCCTGACATGGGGGCGCCCACTCTTGTGgatcctcctctccctgcccctgagGGAGAGGAAACCAAGATTCAGAGTTCCAGGGACAGCGGCCACCCTCCTGCCTCTAAATCATGGAGCTGGGCTGCCTTGGAAGCCCCCCCTCCCACTGGGCGGCCAGAAGGCATCTCTGGGAGGAAAG gcTCCCTGAAGAGAAGCCATCACCTGGGCCCCAGTGACATCTACCTGGATGACTTGCCCTCCCTGGACTCTGAGAACGCAGCCCTTTACTTCCCGCAGAG CGACTgtgggctgggggccaggagtTGGAGTGAACCTGGCAGCCAGAAGTCCCTGGGGGATGGCAGCCCGCAGCAGGAGCCAGAACCCTCTCCAGACACAGTGGACACAGTGGACACAGTGGTGCTGTCCCTCTGTGGGGGCCTGGCTGACAGCGGGGACATCTCCGTGG AGAGGTTCAACCAGCACGTTGTCTCCTACCTGGACCTGGCCCAAAACCCTGGCCTCCTGGACGACCCGAACCTGGTGGTGAAGATCAATGAGAA GCATTACAACTGGGCTGTAGCCGCCCCCATGATCCTCTCCCTGCAAGCCTTCCAGaaaaacttgcccaag AGCACCGTGGACAAGCTGGAAAAGGAGAAGATGCCCCGGAAGGGAGGGCGGTGGTGGTTTTCCTGGCGACGCAGGGACTTCCCGGCCAAGGAG GGCAGCGCCCAGAGCGAGAAAACCACAGCAAGGGAGCAGCGGGT GGAGAAGCCCGGAGCCCCGAGCAGTGAGGACGATGTCCTCGACAGCCCCGTCATCCTGGAGGCCCCCTCCCTGCCCGCTTCACCGCCAGCCCACAGTCCTGCCTACAAGAAGTCCCTCCGTCTCTCCTCCAGTCAGATC CGGCGCCTGAACCTGCAAGAAGGTGCCAATGAAGTGGTCTTCAGCGTGACCACCCAGTACCAGGGCACCTGCCGCTGTAGAGCCACCATCTACCTGTGGAAGTGGGACGACAAGGTGGTCATCTCTGACATCGATGGCACCATCACCAA GTCTGACGCTCTGGGACACATCCTGCCCCAGCTGGGGAAAGACTGGACACACCAGGGCATCACTAGCCTCTTCCACAAAATCCACCT AAACGGGTACAAGTTCCTGTACTGCTCGGCCCGGGCCATCGGCATGGCTGACCTCACCAAGGGGTACCTGCAGTGGGTGAGCGAGCGGGGCTGCAGCCTCCCCGAGGGCCCCATCCTGCTGTCTCCCAGCAGCCTCTTCTCCGCCCTGCACAG GGAGGTGATTGAGAAGAAGCCAGAGGTATTCAAGATCGCCTGCCTGAGTGACATCCAGCAGCTCTTTCTGCCCCAGGAACAGCCCTTCTACGCTGCCTTTGGGAACAGACCCAAT GATGTCACTGCCTACCGCCAGGTTGGCCTGCCTACATCCCGCATCTTCACGGTCAACCCCCGGGGAGAACTCAGCCAGGAGCTCCTGAAGAACCACAAGTCCAC GTATGAGCGGCTTAGCGATGTGGTCGAACTCCTCTTCCCGCCTGTGGCCCGTGGCCCCAGCGCAGACCTGGCCAACCCTGAATACAGCAGTTTTTGCTACTGGCGGAAGCCCTTGGCCCCTGTGGACCTCGATGCCTTGGCCTGA